Part of the Candidatus Chlorohelix allophototropha genome, AGGTGGAATGGGTAAAAGCCGATGTACTCAAGCCCGAAGATTGGGTTGAGAATCTTCAAGGCTGTAAAGCGGTAATACATTGCGTTTCAATTATCATCGAAAACGGCAAAGATTCAACCTATCAGCGCGTTAATATCGGCACTGCCGAGGTAGTAGCGCGTGAAGCGGAAAAGGCGGGCGTTGCAAAAGTAATTTATCTGTCGGTAAATTCACAAGTCTCCCTTTTGCCAGCCTTTTATGATTCAAAGCGAAAAGCAGAAGCGGCATTAAAAGGGCATAGCTATCAGTTGGCTATCTTGCGCCCCGGTTTAGTGTATGGGGAACGTCGCGCTCCTACTATTTTGGCGGGAAATGCGCTCAAGGCTTTTGGCTCGTTGCCGCTAATCGGTAAAACCATGCGCCAGAATAACCCGTTGAGTGTTTGGCAAGTAGCGACTGCCGCGCTTGTTTCCGCTTTTGATGACGGTGTTGAAGGGACACTTAACGTTGAAA contains:
- a CDS encoding SDR family oxidoreductase yields the protein MQEKILVTGANGFIGSEICRLGVLMGHKVVGVARKGRGSLKEGWADKVEWVKADVLKPEDWVENLQGCKAVIHCVSIIIENGKDSTYQRVNIGTAEVVAREAEKAGVAKVIYLSVNSQVSLLPAFYDSKRKAEAALKGHSYQLAILRPGLVYGERRAPTILAGNALKAFGSLPLIGKTMRQNNPLSVWQVATAALVSAFDDGVEGTLNVETIEKLAQRKLRNFAAK